A stretch of DNA from Vanrija pseudolonga chromosome 6, complete sequence:
TGCCCCACTCGAGCGCAGTGGTCGCCGCGAGCCCGACtgatgccgtcgacgacgaccccttCAAGCGGGACGGCTTGCGCCCCCTCCCTACTCTGCCGCCCGCTTAACTGGAGGTATGAGGAGCCAGGTCTCTATTTGAGAAGGTTCCTCTGTGTATTTAGATGTGAATGGAAGCTCTTTGATGACGCGATTCATTGGTGTATTCTACATGGCGTCTAATAATGACAGGGTACTATTACAACTGGCAACTCTGTGCCGCTCTACAACTGGCCGAGGCCCACTACCTCGTCCCGCTTCATCGTCTGGCTGCAGCCAGGGCACCGAACCCTCTCGGTCGGCCCATATGACACCAGCGACACCTTCTTCGCGTTCGCACCCGCCTGCATCGCGAGCATGCCCGCGTtcagctcctcgccatccacgacgtcgtcggcaccgtcaCGGGTGTATAGCGCCCGCGTAACTCCCTTGATGTGCTGGCCCATCTTGGAGTGCGCCTCCGTGATGAGGTCAGGTGGcgcccgaggccggcgaTACACCACCTCGTATGTCGACTTCGCGGCTCGCTTCTTGTGGTCATCCTTGTCCCGCGCAAAGCGGCCCAAGTCTGCGACAACAACCTGCGACCACTGCTGCGCCCAGGCGTCATCGGGGCGTACCTTGCGACCGTCCGGGCCCTTGATCAGTGCCGTCGGCTTATAGTTGTTGGTTGACGACGGGGAGCAGTAAAGCCAATAGTGGAGAGCCCCCCCTGCGTTGGGGAAGATTGTGTCGGCCTCGTGGAAGTAGACGCCCTTCACATCTGGCCCCGCGTACTGCACGATTGCAGCGATGGTGTCGCTGACCCCGACGACTGTCTCATCATTCATAGCCTTGAGATTAACATCGAAGCAGATCGAGGTTGGACGAGCAATCGAGACGAAGCCGGCGAGGTCCTCGGGGTAGTCGCACAGATGTTCAAATGAGGTCTCGCGGAGAATAACCGTCGTCACTGATGGGAAGACGCAGTGGACAACAGGCTTGCCTCCAGGGTCCGTAGGCTGCCAAGGCCACTCTGacttctcctcgtcgatgtAGAGTGGGAACTGAAAGATGGTCTCGGCGAGATCAGCGAAGCGGCTGGgcttgacgccgcgcgaGATGAACGGCAGCTCTACCGTGTCTGCAGAGTGAAGCCGGCGCCGCACGAGATATGCCGCGATGCGTTCCGTGACCCGAAACTTAAAGCATGGGCGGAGCGGCAAGTAGGTTTGAGAGTCGGTGACCGTGGCCAAAAGCAcggcggcagcctcctcgtcaagcacAAACGGGCGGGCAGGCTCGAAGAGCTTGTGGAACACCTTGCTCAGCCGGGCATGGCTCCACTCGTGCTGTTTGACCATGATATCCGGGACAAGGCCCAGTAGATGGGTCTGCAGGGAGGAAGGAAAGTCTCGAGTTATCGCCTTGATGACATAAGCGAGGTGCCCCTCCGCGTCACGATACGGCGAGGGAACAGCGTACACGGGCTCCGACgaggttgccgacgaggcaGTCTCTTGCGACAGGTGGCGTAGCGCGGGCCGCTCGGCAAGGGTAGCCGAAGGAAGATGGAgggtgctcgtcgagggggGCGAAGTAGTGGTACCAGCACTGGCGACGGTGGTCGGCTTCGACGAAGTAGCCGTGGACGCAGACGCAGACTTTGACGCTGCCATCTTGGGCTCATAAGACGCAAGGGTCTTGGTGGCGTAACCTTGAAGTGGGAGAACTGTCTTGAGGGGGAACTTCGCCCCGATATCCTCAAGAGACGACAGGCGCTCGACCGCGTCTTCCTTGGACAGCTCGGAGTGTGGTGATGTCGGACGGGTAGGCAGCATGTGCTCCATCGATGTGTCGTGGCCTCCGACATCACCTCCAAAGAGCTCGGAGGCAGCACCATGCTCGTCACCTGCACCAATGCTGCCACTCTCTGAGGGCGATCGGGTGCGGTACCTGTTCTTCTGCGAGATGGGGAAgaggggtggtggcggggaagaccggcggcggtggggaggCGGGGAAGACTGGCGGTGGTGAAGCGAGGGAGAGCCGCGGTTCTGGGTCGGGGGAAGACTGGGGGTCCTCGGCCCGGGGAGGAAGAGAGGCTCCTCGGTCGGCTCACGCTTGGTCCACCTGCGCGGCACAGGCTTGACAATATCTGGGGCGGCGTGCCTCGTGTCGCCTGACACCGCGTCCTCGGTGTCGCTAGACGAAAGGAGAATGGCCGTGTCCTTGCTCGTGCCCGTTCCCTtacccttgcccttgtcgaAGGGAGCGGGAGTGGCAGATGAGGCTCGGCCGACACCCGCTCGCTGGCCCATGCCTGTTGACTCGCTCTGGCTGGACTGTTGACGCTGTTCGGGTCAGCTGGGTGGATCGCAAGTACCCGACTCACCTTGTCCTTCCGGGATTCCGCTGCCGCAGCAGCCTCAAGGTCAAACACTTCAGTttccgccgctgcggctgcctCGAGGCCAaaggctcggcgcgctcgcggcgcctTCGGAGGGCTGCTGTGGAGGTCAATGGCTGTCACACGACATTACTCACCTGACAGGAAGACGTCTAGGTATGTTGTTCAGGCTGAAGGAAGGCAGGcgtgaggaggaaggcgtgGACGCGAAGTGGTTCGGCCTCGATGAGGCAATCTCTGAGGCAGCGGTTGGTGCTGCGGCCGGAGTGCGAAGTACGGGTGGCGCATCAGCATGGTGCTGTCTACGGTGGAGCAACGATGAGCTCGCTGACCTGCACGTCAGTCAAGCGTCGTGTCAGCTAATCTTACTGGCTCGGGCCTGTAGCGGTGGACGGAAGGGTGTGGTGGTCCGTGGAGGAAGACGCGTAGTTATTGGTGGAGGAAGACGCACGCGGGGTGGTTGATGCAGCGAGGTCAGGCTCGTCGTCTAAGTGGGACCCCACGTAGTCATGAGCGCGGCGAGACTGCTGTTGCTTGCGGCGCTTGTTGTAGTTGGCCAGCTTGTAGGGGCTGTCGTCGGGCTCGCTAGAGACTGAGTATGGAGCAATGAacgcgaggaagacgcgACTCACGCTGCCTGGGCCGCCTCATAACGCCTCATTATAGCTTGTACGTCTTCTACCTCAGTGTCTGGTACGCTGTTCTGGCGCTTTCGGGGACCTTGCTCTAACGTAGAGGGCATGCGGTGATGAGTTGAGAGAGTGAGTGAATGTGAGAGGGAGAAATGTTGGGACAAACAAATGTTGACAAGTGGGGGAGAGAAGGCGGCGCTCGGGGGTGGAGGCGAGTGAGTATgggcctgggtgggtggggtcgaggcggtcCGTGCGCAGGTTGAGTCACTCGCTGATGCTTCttcgccaccgccagcaccccgccgtcgccgtcgtgctcgccgccatcgccgtaGCCATCAGTCACAACGTATACACATGGTTTGGCGATATAATACAGTCGGACCTATCCCGTATGTCGAACAACAAGCCGCTAGTAGTCACACTTTACACAATACCCTTCGCCCCACTAGGCCACCTTTGGCCGCTTGGTGTGGTAAGGGATAAGCGTCGATACCACGACCGTCCGGATGGCGGGGAACACGCCTCTGTTGATGGGGCAAGGGACGAGGCGCTTtgggtcggggtcgggcacgccgaggacgcggaggGCGGTCGtatgggcgaggagggcgcgcttgcgcttgtcGCTCTCGAGCGAGGGGTATTGTTCCACGAGGAGCTCAGGGGACGCTTCCCtcgacgactgggacgaccactcgccgcctgcgccgtcgagcaggccggtGAACACGCTCGGCAGGTTACGGTCCGTGATGGACAGGTCGTGGTagaggcgcggcgcggcgagcgtgtaCGTCACCTTGCACACGCGCATGAGGGCCGCGAGTGTTGGCTggtcggcggctgcggcgtcgactatggcggcgaggacctcgtTGGGGAGGTGCAGTGGGTCGGGTGGTGGGGACGTCATTGCGCGACAAGGTGGGAGCGTGGgatgatggcgccgaggtgggtactggtggcgacgacgggagTTTGGTGAGCTGGAAAGGAGGAGTGTGTTAGGACGAATGAGTTGAGTTGAGAAGCAagccagcgcgacgacgacgacgacgacgatgatgatgatgggcGCGCAAGaggcgccgtggccgtgtATTATCGAGCAGAGTTGGGGCCTCCACTTTGACGTCGTCAGGAACCATGCGGCCAGCTAGCTGTGGGACGACTGACGGCGGACAATCGCCGAAGGCGCAAAGGGGGACGCCACCAGGCCACGGCCAGTGGTTGTCGGCGTTGCTGATGCTGATGCTTGGTGGTGCCGAGGGGTGCTGCCGTGGCTGCCGAATGCGACGCGCGGTGGCCAGTGCCGAGAACACTCAAGACGAAGGtgacgcggcgacgacaaggacaatGATAACGACCATGTGGGGCAACAACGACCAGTGACGTGCTTGGCAGGCAAAATGAATAATCAGCCAGCAAGCATTGCTAATGCGGGCGGGCAATGCGACTAATAAGGGGCGGAATTACCGACTATTAGTGGGTCTCATTAGCCGACATTACGTGCCTGGATGCGGGGCTTTAGAAATTGGCGAGCCTAGTGcaaacggcggcggcaacaggGCCGATGATGGTGAGGTGCTTGACTGCGGCGTTGGGCAAGCTctgcctgcgccgcgtcgtgccgTTGCATACGCCGAGATGCCGAagcgccgccagctgctgcgcagATCAGAGGGCTGATCagcccgcgcacgccgcgcgcaaaACCTTCAACCTTGTTTGCGTCGCGAGTGGAACGAccagtgagtgagtgagtcACAAAGCCAAGCCCATCATGAACCCATCCCGACGCAATAATGCTGTGCCTCGCGTCcttgttattgttgttgtctGGCTTATTCGACATGCTACATGCTGACCCAACCCATAGGGAAGATGTAGGTGCAGACAGAGGGTGGCTGCGGTACAGCGGCGGCAGAGAGCGAGTCGCGGGCAGAGGGCAGCAGATGTCTGGCCAGGCACCACTGACTGTGTCCTCTGCTCTTCTGCCTGGCCGTCTGCCAGCGGTCCCTCCGACTCACCCTGTGCTgcccttgctgctgctgctgctgctgctgctgctcctgctccccCTCTGGTGCtttgctgctggccgcctcggcagaTGACTGActgagcgacgacgacgacaatgacagccggcacgcggcgggcggcgttgTGGTGGGCGTGTTGTATGCATGCAGTCATTGAATCATCCATTCTCTCGTACCACAAAGTGCATCGCATTTTGCTGCTTTGCATCACacaacaacaccaacacCCAACACCCACCTTCCCTCACCCTTCCCTCTCTCTTGCATCCATTTCACTCTCTCTGCTCTCACCTCGTCGCTCCCTTTTGCCCCTTGCTCGCTAGCAACCCGTCTGTtgtcgccgcgtcgccgttgcTCCCCGAAAAGCCCATcttgcttggcctcggccacggccaaCGACGCACAGATCAACACCGCCTCTCTTCCACCTTCCACCACACACCTTCCCCCCGATCCCGGGTTTCATCTTGCTGCCATTCAAACAACCAACACTTTGGGCCTTCTTCCCTTGCAAGcaagggcgcgcgcgcgttccACCAACAAACGACCACTCGACGcgacacacccacccactccccATCCAACCACCACCTTCCTTCACCAACCATTGAGAATCCATAACAGCAACACCAGCATCAACAGTCATCGGTGCACGTCTGTGCGGACAGTCAGTGCTGCACTGCTCGCCTGCCCGGCTGCATCCGTCAAACGACGACAATCGACAAAGACCACGCGCAAAGCCAACTCCAACACGCGTGTGCACCGCCTCGTTCGTCGTGTTGCCGCGGcttcatcgacgacgacgtcaacgACAAGTTGCCAGAcgctgacgctgacgccgccgtcgccgccgcatcaATGAGCGGCCTCGCCAGCGGCAATCCTcttgctactgctgctgccgcagcaacagcagaggattcgccgccgtcggcaacGACACGGATGCATCACTACCTCTCGCTGGCAACACACGTCTCGCATCCCACGCCGCTGTCCCCGGTAATGGAGCCAAGCAACGGCCCGTCGCCCATCAGTGAAACAGCTACACCACCTCGCGGAGACTCGCCAAACCTCCCTGCGCTCCATGCCGGTAACAGCAGTCTCTCGACGGCGCCCAGCGACTACAATCCACGCATCAGAACTCCCATCTCCCCGCTCTCGGCCAGCGCTCCGTTTGGCCGCTACCTCGACTCGCCTGCCCGCTTCTCCATGTCGCCCAACATCATGTCCCCGGCCAGCGGGCTCCCACACCCGCACGACACGGAGCTGATTGAAAAGGTCGCCCCTGGcgatgttgttgttggtcaTGGAGCCGCGGATAACGCCGCATCGTTACCGAGCAGCAAACGCCGTCCTGTGCCGCTCGATCTCAACCGCCGCGCTGGTGCCGAGCCTGGGCACGAGCAAGCTCCTCTCACTGGAATGTCAGCTGAGAGCGGTGAGTGGAGTGGCCGTGGAGTTGCAATGTCTGACCCCCCGCAAGCACACAGCACGCTCAGCAACGAACTGCTCGACCTCTCGGCCCTCCGCCGCTCAGTGCAGCAAAACCTTCATGACCGGCCATTCTCATCCATGGATGAGTACACCGGAGACAGCGATTCCGACATGGAATCCGCGGGGAGCGGACGTGCATCTCCGGGTCCTCTGGCTACACCAAATGACGACAGGTTTAttggcgcgagcgaggcgctGTCACTTATTCGTACCTCTGCACAGCCTCTCTTCATCGACACGCGTACCCTAGACGACTTTCTCGCCGCCCACGTACACCGCTCAACCAACGTCTCTATCCCAACATTGATCGTTCGCCGCCTCCGGAAGCACGCCTCGTCAGGAGAACCAGCTGACAAGTGGGCGTCTCTCGGGTCGTATGTGAGCACCCCTGCCGGCCGCCGTGTATGGGACAGCATCGACCTCGGGCTACACACGGATATTGTTATCGTGGGCGCAGACGAATCGGACCGCGAGACCCCGAGATTACTCGCATCCATCCTCACAGCAATCGTTCCTGTGGTATCTGCGCGTGTCCTGAGCGGTGGCTGGGCAGCGCTTAGTGGCCTTGCGCAACACGCTGGGCTGATCGTTTCCGGAGAATCGAGCGAGTCGCCCAGGGTACAAAAGACCCACACCGACCCAACATTCTACAACCAAGCACCCGCTCCTTCACAAATGGCCGTCCCCCCTCGCCACCTGGTCAGCTCGCTGGCCGTCAGCCCGGTGTCGCCACCCAGGCTCAGTCCGGCCCGCAGCCTCCCATCACTA
This window harbors:
- the dusp1-b gene encoding Dual specificity protein phosphatase 1-B, which produces MSGLASGNPLATAAAAATAEDSPPSATTRMHHYLSLATHVSHPTPLSPVMEPSNGPSPISETATPPRGDSPNLPALHAGNSSLSTAPSDYNPRIRTPISPLSASAPFGRYLDSPARFSMSPNIMSPASGLPHPHDTELIEKVAPGDVVVGHGAADNAASLPSSKRRPVPLDLNRRAGAEPGHEQAPLTGMSAESAHSTLSNELLDLSALRRSVQQNLHDRPFSSMDEYTGDSDSDMESAGSGRASPGPLATPNDDRFIGASEALSLIRTSAQPLFIDTRTLDDFLAAHVHRSTNVSIPTLIVRRLRKHASSGEPADKWASLGSYVSTPAGRRVWDSIDLGLHTDIVIVGADESDRETPRLLASILTAIVPVVSARVLSGGWAALSGLAQHAGLIVSGESSESPRVQKTHTDPTFYNQAPAPSQMAVPPRHLVSSLAVSPVSPPRLSPARSLPSLSINPTRQQPPKLCLKIDKTIRTSPVPPILPTVATRRDNARPKPMQLTLDVGESNHHVLGGPRSAMLGGSVMSSIPHTPRAAYSDHGHDGSLRTSSLAPSGEPWSHNRLTVDTSLHNVPVSPGLRHLSASSSGARHGHEPEAIQVSTILPSFLYLGPEITTRQDVEALQALGVKRILNVAFECDDDEGLGLRQEFDRYLKIPMRDTVEESGVGKGIRDACDFLDDARLHSAPAYVHCKAGKSRSVTVVLAYLIHANAWTLKTSYAYVAERRPGISPNIGFVAELIQFEESELGSKQATGVHDSTASPVEVDENNPPLVHREPKPGPRYTRESMPPEYGPDLDDDGQEKADADLDLGAPEPTATTRLRRRSGADIEVRKNGQWVHHRRAPVDRTTLQPGRRVSKAGLESMAIRPIEHGDRPRPTRPGTMDT